A DNA window from Anastrepha obliqua isolate idAnaObli1 chromosome 5, idAnaObli1_1.0, whole genome shotgun sequence contains the following coding sequences:
- the LOC129247120 gene encoding uncharacterized protein LOC129247120 isoform X4, whose amino-acid sequence MNSAGYGGSAAQGGYEAPACVQNAMVTKDKKPFTYTPGGIDLSQIKSERMAKRLARNAQAEGATGASQLNRPVQPQSPGSGNAASQIGAAGMGMPFQVLPPPPPPAPATAAGKKLNGTSAPPPPPPPSSFSTLAPPQNGAGPGSAPGSPNAQRKSPTPQRFEPPPMGFRPEIKIPPNPMAALRKVPPPVEKNFFWKDEYVRDRSKSPMVGENDRATSPNNGNGAAANVGSAANDGYGEHAHVSLNSNNNNVNNNDVNENVDGYKKPATTNQKPELNYSSNNSTQSPQQQQPTPTQSTYSPTYQSLQQQQQPQYNSNATPPLSASTPPQPQQQQQSPRPEFRSVAPPQSPAVNVYTRQTDSPRADAGIQPQRATESPFRYGGQQQQPQQRAAPAISPLVQQPQQQSPKSFTSSPTAAAVAGAQSAATNNSPNSQPSAQTVPWRTQRTPTQQQQQPQSSVIYNNVSPQQQQPLTQQAPAYQGPKPTNVGSLYIAPLAAPAEPQAPGVVRQFQQQQQQQQQRESPVRQIPQQQAPPQQQQSQPMRSTVPWMSSKPKMSEQPEWVRPEENGNVVPSSLHRIKSPPPPATMAAQQSQQHQQQQPTHHQQQQQPTYQQQQPQSQLYGYPTEQANSGFATATPTNYGSHGVGNTGLRLQINANPISAPTQQTGPRERIIPIQLEQTPTNASQQPNFNVSYGGVVTAPGSYVVRSPNQFVDQGYNNYPPSAGAQQRGVSPTQQLNAPRIVQQQQQYANNNAGAGANRSRIIPIAMESGGEGTRGPISPSPIVLQNNSPTSSSDPRSSPIQSKSFRILQKITDTIDDGNGDDKRAESTLDAEPQLQRPQYARQMSAQQARQQPNVEQMRRMHITPDPQQQQQSQTPQAWNQGKALKSTQLHTIYNNFNDMPQPYVHPSEQQVPEPKKYTGSAIPSRSFKILQAMTTPENAAELAASDCVELNENPLQANENHSKITDTKKSIENNVNKYDEDTSEITNTSTPYMPCTTSSSSSISSLSSDSCSHYIPKHPYPAYGYPYPYPWYPPPPMPSANGEAFPPWPYAYHMPPPPTNNDLTGNAAYPTHPPPPYPYYYPFYPPNPSATQTTSPAYPYMHPPPPQNINEFDSQNVKYDSNASAYPAYMPPYPYPYPVAPSYSQSTSSSRASSILPDIIVTPSTDDMPSQVILQHHIKVEKSKPPERNDAVEIKEIATSGNALKANAMRRAQREGSVIDILTQRLEDMSKVVEHNLNMSKDVEKNYAGERDKEFGEKSPTDNASPVPAQIVTLASETEVSSDGASSSDEEEDSDETPKCVETTGLQAIKSVTNIQVYKNRQSHIIETDDEDDVTTADGESDIFDEEDNEEVVEELELDECIEENDDMDYDNLSVIYEEDSDLERSSDKPNTIICREGSSVSDATTVEKEAHVEQQIEENDNNDDEEEDSTSVTVRLPLKFSFNDENVATVEVGKSQIEEKRHSISSEGRRNSFVVADLKHDSDDETVEAQEYDDDFEVSVTISLSGSSRSGSMERKPDKRRVSAAYPIEEIPTPEPVCDIVGSSSEDVSVSFSLNMRNKFMDQTVKNDVINNIAEVKKELENDSKMAVVKEPAKSKNDICEVKETVTQVVPSDDLDFFATLRATKLQAQKMLEQSANYWGKSVEKQQPTTESVKEETPIAAKVQADETEVEDIWAGRDEDDLPLPVPKLKLPGALADAKDDFWSTFTAATKKTHEQIDEDVIVVEKAEKSNRARSETVATVVAEVEDAEEEVDFWAEIEKSKQNSKPTAETKTKSSEMLRKVINEVTYGPKAMKSATEVMSTVLRAEVSTAVDEKLEVETSESEEDNSEEHEEVVREEANIVETTTDQKVEEKEQEEEVEEDFWASVEKVKASMATAKQTTPSTKENVHVEEEIDYWANIDRSKQTAEKTPTTYDPTLYPEEPREVDTDEEIDFWAEIEAKKNHTDDVNFYNAASFWAKQERHNSIDETPYTKVVPKSFAATLPDEPTVDLGLWASLEAAKGAEPEYIDPVVEEEKRLAAQFNEIPVEEEETEAETETWEVASLHEPVVANVWEPPMEMNEFSKPYQDLEQWIHNDDNEETMATVVADNTKIKTTDDAEEANVKRNNYRKAMAFFTTSIDEQKEASAERQVRRGRSSNRNSLIESGNMKTNEQENIENAVNNYYTTTVTQSATTGKSLGVGNISKKSSLEKVTPSTVRGKSVDVDMAHNKANTEIPALHTEPTDANAERSATPTNFEQNLPEVYVEPIVEKKLSPNGLPDLGLKKEENKISVRDRISAFETGAVETPVSKKSDINIHSLSVERCTPKGTLSRNSSQRSESEMEEDDSGVTDMNKPLSETDTESESFPELRKMSSYQRAATHSRLFKLLQDDNDPLDDDKLSRELADELQFKPSRRKIVHNVSITRRQNPNALVEAETLSQRRERLSLPLRKNTSIDADNPSTPNSPASPIMGQPANSRSVSDKLVNELVQSLLLKRDSSHLRQMPMEKLQAAAKRVLEEELDSLENTSVETTPAPTPSDMKADKSYADYYDTWSKANGRTDTLPPPKAYRAATDATRRSPWSVRCPRVLSSKTINSDLARVTESPEIFTRNSKSPDYLSQSREGSVSRWRKV is encoded by the exons GTTACAAAAAACCTGCAACGACTAACCAAAAACCTGAACTGAACTATAGCAGCAACAACTCCACTCAATCACCGCAACAACAGCAACCCACACCAACTCAGTCCACGTACTCACCAACCTATCAATcgctgcagcaacaacagcagccgcAATACAACAGCAATGCCACGCCCCCGTTGTCGGCTTCGACTCCACCGCAaccacagcagcagcaacaatcgCCACGGCCTGAGTTCCGTAGCGTCGCCCCACCGCAATCGCCGGCTGTAAACGTCTATACACGGCAAACGGATAGTCCACGCGCTGATGCTGGCATTCAGCCGCAACGCGCCACGGAAAGTCCCTTCAGATATGGCGGGCAACAGCAACAGCCACAACAGCGTGCTGCGCCAGCTATATCACCGCTGGTACAACAGCCACAGCAACAATCGCCGAAGTCGTTTACGTCGtcaccaacagcagcagcagtagcaggaGCACAATCAGCAGCAACCAACAATTCTCCCAACTCACAGCCATCGGCACAAACTGTGCCGTGGCGCACTCAACGTACTCcaacgcaacaacaacaacagccacaaTCATCAGTGATATACAACAATGTCTCGCCACAGCAACAGCAACCACTCACTCAACAAGCTCCAGCATATCAGGGTCCAAAGCCG ACCAATGTCGGCTCCCTGTACATTGCACCATTGGCGGCCCCCGCTGAACCGCAAGCACCCGGTGTTGTGCGCCAatttcagcaacaacaacagcagcaacaacagcgcgAATCACCAGTACGTCAAATACCGCAACAACAGGCACcaccgcaacaacaacaatcgcaGCCAATGCGCTCAACCGTACCCTGGATGAGCAGCAAaccaaagatgagtgagcaacCGGAATGGGTGCGTCCAGAAGAGAATGGCAATGTGGTGCCCTCATCATTGCATCGCATCAAATCGCCACCACCACCAGCCACAATGGCAGCACAACAGTCACAACAgcatcaacaacagcaaccaacacatcatcaacaacaacagcaaccaacatatcaacaacagcaaccacAATCGCAACTATATGGCTACCCAACCGAGCAGGCTAATAGTGGCTTTGCTACAGCAACGCCCACAAATTATGGTAGTCACGGCGTCGGCAACACTGGACTGCGTTTGCAAATCAACGCCAATCCCATTAGTGCGCCTACTCAACAAACTGGTCCAAGG GAACGCATTATACCCATACAACTGGAGCAAACACCAACCAATGCATCACAACAGCCGAACTTCAATGTTAGCTATGGTGGCGTTGTAACTG CACCGGGTAGCTATGTGGTGCGTTCGCCCAATCAATTTGTTGATCAAGGCTACAACAACTATCCACCCTCGGCTGGCGCACAGCAACGTGGCGTGTCGCCCACCCAACAACTGAATGCACCACGCattgtacaacaacaacagcaatatgcAAACAACAATGCTGGTGCAGGCGCTAACCGTTCACGCATTATACCCATCGCTATGGAGAGTGGCGGTGAGGGCACACGTGGGCCGATTTCGCCATCGCCAATCGTTTTGCAAAA CAACTCGCCCACTTCTTCTAGCGATCCACGCTCGTCACCCATACAATCGAAATCCTTtagaattttgcaaaaaattactgACACCATTGACGACGGTAATGGCGATGATAAGAGAGCGGAAAGCACTTTGGATGCGGAGCCACAATTACAACGACCCCAATATGCGAGACAAATGAGCGCCCAACAGGCGCGCCAACAACCGAATGTGGAACAAATGCGGCGCATGCATATCACACCCGAcccacagcaacagcagcagtcaCAAACGCCACAGGCATGGAATCAAG gTAAAGCTTTAAAAAGCACTCAACTACACACCATTTACAACAATTTCAATG ACATGCCACAACCATACGTTCATCCCAGTGAACAACAAGTACCCGAACCGAAAAAATATACCGGCAGCGCAATACCAAGTCGATCATTTAAGATATTGCAAGCGATGACAACACCGGAAAATGCTG CCGAGTTGGCAGCCTCCGATTGTGTTGAATTGAACGAAAATCCTTTGCAAGCTAATGAGAACCATAGCAAAATAACTGACACTAAAAAATCTAtagaaaataatgttaataaataTGATGAGGACACATCCGAAATTACCAACACATCTACACCATATATGCCTTGCACCACCTCATCCTCATCCTCCATTTCATCGTTAAGTTCCGACTCTTGTTCTCATTACATACCCAAACATCCCTATCCCGCATACGGTTATCCATATCCTTATCCCTGGTATCCACCACCCCCCATGCCATCCGCCAACGGTGAGGCTTTCCCACCTTGGCCCTACGCCTATCATATGCCACCACCGCCTACTAACAATGATCTTACCGGCAATGCCGCTTATCCAACCCATCCACCGCCGCCATATCCATATTACTATCCCTTTTATCCTCCAAACCCGTCAGCAACTCAAACCACATCACCCGCATATCCATACATGCATCCTCCGCCGCCACAAAACATAAATGAATTTGATTCGCAAAATGTCAAATACGACTCAAATGCGTCCGCGTACCCTGCTTATATGCCGCCATATCCATATCCCTACCCGGTAGCGCCTAGCTATAGTCAGAGTACGTCATCGAGTCGCGCCAGCAGCATACTGCCCGACATCATCGTTACGCCCAGCACGGATGATATGCCGTCGCAAGTTATACTACAGCACCATATTAAAGTGGAGAAAAGTAAGCCGCCGGAACGCAACGATGCCGTGGAAATTAAGGAGATCGCAACTAGCGGCAATGCATTAAAAGCGAATGCCATGCGACGCGCACAACGTGAGGGTTCCGTAATCGACATTTTGACACAACGTTTAGAAGATATGTCCAAAGTGGTCGAGCATAATCTAAATATGAGCAAAGATGTGGAAAAGAACTATGCAGGCGAGCGTGACAAGGAATTCGGCGAAAAGTCACCAACGGACAATGCGTCGCCTGTGCCTGCACAAATCGTCACCTTAGCTTCGGAAACAGAAGTAAGTTCTGATGGCGCAAGCAGCAGCGACGAAGAAGAAGATTCTGATGAGACACCCAAATGTGTTGAGACAACCGGTTTGCAGGCTATAAAATCTGTGACCAATATACAGGTCTATAAGAATCGCCAGTCGCACATAATTGAGACAGATGATGAAGATGACGTAACCACAGCGGATGGTGAAAGCGACATATTCGATGAAGAAGACAATGAAGAGGTTGTCGAGGAACTTGAGCTGGATGAGTGTATTGAGGAAAATGACGACATGGACTATGATAATTTGAGTGTTATCTATGAAGAGGACAGCGATTTGGAACGTAGTAGTGACAAACCGAATACGATCATTTGTCGTGAAGGTTCTAGTGTCAGCGATGCAACAACTGTCGAGAAAGAAGCCCACGTTGAGCAGCAGATCGAAGAGAATGACAACAAtgacgatgaagaagaagactcgACGTCGGTTACGGTACGATTGCCGCTTAAGTTCTCGTTTAACGATGAGAATGTGGCCACTGTAGAGGTGGGAAAATCGCAAATTGAGGAGAAACGTCACAGCATTTCATCGGAAGGAAGACGCAATTCTTTCGTTGTGGCGGACCTCAAACACGACTCCGACGATGAAACAGTAGAGGCACAAGAGTACGATGATGATTTTGAAGTTAGTGTTACCATCAGTTTGAGTGGTTCTTCACGTTCCGGTTCAATGGAACGCAAGCCGGATAAACGTCGCGTATCAGCGGCATATCCCATTGAAGAAATACCTACACCGGAACCGGTATGCGATATTGTGGGATCGAGCAGCGAAGACGTATCGGTGTCATTTTCATTGAATATGCGTAATAAATTTATGGACCAGACGGTTAAGAACGATGTGATTAATAATATAGCGGAAGTCAAAAAAGAGCTGGAAAATGATAGTAAAATGGCAGTGGTAAAAGAACCAGCTAAGAGCAAAAATGACATATGTGAGGTTAAGGAAACAGTAACACAAGTGGTGCCCTCGGACGACTTGGACTTCTTTGCCACCCTGCGCGCAACCAAGCTACAAGCACAGAAAATGTTGGAGCAATCGGCAAACTATTGGGGCAAATCAgtggaaaaacaacaaccaacaaCGGAAAGCGTAAAAGAGGAAACTCCCATAGCCGCCAAAGTTCAAGCAGATGAAACAGAAGTTGAAGATATTTGGGCTGGTAGAGATGAGGATGACTTACCGCTACCGGTGCCTAAATTAAAACTACCAGGCGCACTAGCTGATGCCAAGGACGACTTTTGGTCGACGTTTACGGCAGCAACCAAGAAAACACATGAACAAATCGACGAAGATGTTATAGTTGtagaaaaagcagaaaaatcaAACAGAGCTAGGTCAGAGACCGTAGCCACAGTTGTGGCAGAAGTGGAAGATGCAGAGGAGGAAGTCGACTTCTGGGCTGAAATAGAAAAGTCCAAACAGAATTCCAAACCTACTGCGGAAACAAAGACCAAATCCAGCGAAATGCTGCGCAAAGTTATAAATGAGGTTACCTATGGACCAAAAGCAATGAAATCAGCAACAGAAGTAATGTCAACGGTACTACGAGCCGAGGTTTCTACAGCAGTTGACGAAAAGTTGGAAGTAGAGACCAGTGAGAGCGAGGAGGACAATTCTGAGGAACACGAAGAAGTAGTGCGGGAAGAAGCGAATATTGTAGAAACAACAACAGACCAAAAAGTTGAAGAAAAGGAGCAGgaggaagaagtagaagaagacTTCTGGGCATCTGTTGAAAAGGTTAAAGCTTCAATGGCTACAGCCAAGCAAACCACACCAAGCACCAAAGAAAATGTGCACGTTGAGGAGGAAATCGACTACTGGGCTAACATCGACAGGAGCAAGCAAACTGCAGAGAAAACTCCAACTACTTATGACCCTACACTCTACCCGGAAGAGCCACGCGAAGTTGATACCGATGAAGAAATAGATTTCTGGGCAGAAATCGAGGCCAAAAAGAATCATACAGATGATGTCAATTTCTATAACGCTGCATCATTCTGGGCCAAACAGGAACGCCATAATTCCATCGATGAGACACCTTACACAAAGGTTGTGCCCAAATCCTTCGCAGCCACTTTGCCCGATGAGCCAACTGTTGACTTAGGACTTTGGGCATCATTAGAAGCTGCGAAAGGAGCTGAGCCCGAATATATTGACCCAGTCGTGGAGGAAGAGAAGAGACTGGCTGCACAGTTCAATGAAATAccagtagaggaagaggaaacgGAAGCGGAAACGGAAACTTGGGAGGTGGCCTCTTTGCATGAACCGGTTGTGGCAAATGTGTGGGAGCCGCCTATGGAGATGAATGAGTTTAGTAAACCCTACCAAGACTTGGAGCAGTGGATACACAACGACGATAATGAAGAAACCATGGCCACTGTGGTGGCAGACAATACAAAAATCAAGACCACAGACGATGCAGAAGAGGCAAACGTAAAACGTAATAATTACCGCAaagcaatggcttttttcactACCTCCATTGATGAGCAGAAGGAAGCAAGCGCTGAGCGGCAAGTGAGAAGAGGACGTTCCTCCAACAGGAACTCGCTCATTGAGAGCGGAAACATGAAAACAAATGAACAAGAAAACATAGAAAATGCAGTTAATAATTACTACACAACAACCGTTACACAAAGTGCGACCACAGGTAAAAGTCTTGGCGTtggcaacatttctaaaaaatcaAGCCTTGAAAAAGTTACACCCAGCACAGTAAGAGGTAAAAGCGTTGACGTCGATATGGCGCATAACAAAGCAAACACTGAAATCCCGGCCTTGCACACAGAACCCACTGATGCCAATGCAGAACGCAGCGCCACACCCACAAATTTCGAGCAGAATTTACCTGAGGTGTATGTTGAACCCATTGTGGAAAAGAAACTATCACCCAACGGCTTACCCGACTTAGGACttaagaaagaagaaaataaaatctcAGTGCGTGATAGAATTTCCGCCTTCGAAACTGGTGCTGTGGAAACACCTGTATCGAAAAAATCCGATATAAATATACACTCACTCTCGGTCGAGAGGTGCACACCAAAAGGCACGCTTTCACGCAACAGTTCCCAACGTTCCGAATCCGAAATGGAGGAAGATGATTCTGGCGTTACCGATATGAACAAACCACTCTCAGAAACCGACACCGAGTCGGAAAGCTTCCCCGAGCTACGTAAAATGAGTAGCTACCAACGTGCCGCCACACATTCCAGACTCTTCAAATTGCTGCAGGACGACAACGACCCACTCGATGACGATAAGTTAAGTAGAGAGCTCGCCGATGAGCTACAATTCAAGCCCAGTCGACGCAAGATCGTGCACAATGTATCGATTACACGTCGCCAAAACCCGAATGCACTCGTCGAGGCCGAGACTTTGTCACAAAGACGCGAACGGCTCTCGCTGCCATTGCGTAAAAACACAAGCATAGACGCTGACAATCCCTCGACGCCCAATAGTCCGGCCTCGCCCATCATGGGACAGCCGGCAAATAGTCGCAGCGTAAGTGATAAGCTAGTCAACGAGCTGGTGCAAAGTTTGCTGCTAAAGCGCGACAGCAGTCATTTGCGTCAAATGCCCATGGAAAAGCTGCAGGCAGCTGCCAAACGCGTGCTCGAAGAAGAGTTGGACTCACTGGAAAACACATCCGTGGAGACTACCCCAGCGCCCACACCAAGCGACATGAAAGCGGACAAAAGCTATGCCGACTATTATGACACGTGGTCGAAGGCGAATGGTAGAACTGATACCTTACCACCGCCGAAAGCGTATCGCGCAGCGACAGATGCAACGCGACGCAGCCCCTGGTCGGTGCGGTGTCCACGCGTGCTCAGCTCGAAGACGATAAACAGCGATTTGGCGCGCGTAACAGAGTCGCCCGAGATCTTCACACGAAATAGCAAAAGTCCGGACTATTTGTCGCAATCGCGCGAGGGTTCGGTGAGTCGTTGGCGCAAAGTCTAG